The following proteins come from a genomic window of Pyxidicoccus sp. MSG2:
- a CDS encoding TolB family protein, with the protein MRRFIGGVLAVGLLGACEPIDDGGGGTTGDVLFTQGFAFVREDDRNVYVVDDDGDPNSPQKLTTTGGVYWPSVSRDGRSVVFVQRTGSATSLRTVPTAGGTTATLFSAGDSACPRGCGNFRTPTFSPDGRSVVFVFTPGNSSVTSLGRVNTDGSGFVELTPNTTVSYGAPSFLPNGSAVIAPAGSGLGQLNQIARVPVDGSGATFSSLGNEVLAVENRVAVSPSGSQVAFDGRLSSGSVRIFVAAFGGSGVSGAQRVTDLTAASVQETWPSWTRSNQLGFLLVDASGGDPGIYRATTGTGTPSSVTLAVPSAAEPSYGPL; encoded by the coding sequence ATGCGGCGTTTCATCGGTGGAGTGCTGGCGGTTGGGTTGCTGGGTGCGTGCGAGCCCATCGACGACGGCGGTGGCGGCACCACCGGCGACGTCCTCTTCACCCAGGGCTTCGCCTTCGTGCGCGAGGACGACCGCAACGTCTACGTGGTGGACGACGACGGCGACCCCAACAGCCCGCAGAAGCTCACGACGACGGGCGGGGTGTACTGGCCCTCCGTGTCGCGCGACGGGCGCAGCGTCGTGTTCGTCCAGCGCACCGGCAGTGCCACCTCGCTGCGGACGGTGCCCACCGCGGGTGGCACCACGGCCACGCTGTTCAGCGCGGGTGACTCCGCGTGCCCGCGCGGCTGCGGCAACTTCCGTACGCCCACCTTCAGCCCGGACGGCCGCAGCGTCGTCTTCGTCTTCACCCCGGGCAACAGCTCCGTCACGTCGCTGGGCCGGGTGAACACGGACGGCAGCGGCTTCGTGGAGCTCACGCCGAACACCACCGTCTCCTACGGCGCGCCGTCCTTCCTGCCCAACGGGAGCGCGGTGATTGCGCCCGCGGGCAGCGGGCTGGGCCAGCTCAACCAGATTGCGCGCGTGCCGGTCGACGGCTCCGGCGCCACGTTCAGCTCGCTGGGCAACGAGGTGCTCGCGGTGGAGAACCGCGTGGCGGTGTCGCCGAGCGGCTCGCAGGTGGCCTTCGACGGGCGGCTGTCCTCCGGCAGCGTGCGCATCTTCGTGGCCGCGTTCGGGGGCTCGGGGGTGAGTGGCGCGCAGCGGGTGACGGACCTCACCGCCGCGAGCGTGCAGGAGACCTGGCCGAGCTGGACGCGCTCCAACCAGCTCGGATTCCTCCTCGTCGACGCCAGCGGCGGTGACCCGGGCATCTACCGCGCGACGACGGGCACGGGGACTCCGAGCTCGGTGACGCTCGCCGTGCCCAGTGCGGCGGAGCCGTCGTACGGACCCCTGTAG
- a CDS encoding (Fe-S)-binding protein produces MSPIITGLLLAVAVPIFVMTMSGRVGVLLAMKKENRLDNIPLRIKRLVLFGLGQKRMVDPEEFTPGLMHVFIYAAFMVLALRTVMMFAMGLSSTALDVLTDLGHPIWADAGPLLAIYKVYLLAKDVVAALALVGCAYFVWTRWKVKPDRMTVSWEAYLILGFISGLMITEFFFGGSHMVAAHTAQAQMGATQVPQTAASLVWWEPVTSLVGLAMMPLGEFPAHVLGVAGFWTHLVIILTFLNFLPLGKHFHIITGLPNVFFQRTHSTGKLPTPNLEKEEFGAATVKDLTWKQGLDLYSCTECGRCQTHCPTYITGKPLTHKAVNQDLKHWIWEHEQWAEEGYGPSKTKEPLPEIVGSALKAETVWACTSCGWCEQACPVFIENVPRLIDMRRYQVQVKAEFPPEIQRVFEGIERQGNPWGIGQDRRDEWAEDLALPTWGDGGGPYEYLFFVGCAGSYDDKQKKVSRSLVKILREAGVSFATLSKQEMCNGDSARRMGNEYLFQTMAKTNIETWNSMGVKAVITQCPHCFNTIKNEYPEFGGEYRVINHTQLISELLNEKRIKLSAVMNTKLTYHDPCYLGRHNGVYDAPRAVLNAIPGLEVVEMQRSKREGFCCGAGGGRMWMEEHIGTRINHNRINEAALTLKHAEDPSTPYPDAADRKKPGMVGDYKEKGGSGVVAVACPFCSTMLNDAVNDTERGENIKIKDITELVADSLVQTRGGAGTVTPGAVVSAKPE; encoded by the coding sequence ATGAGCCCCATCATCACCGGCCTATTGCTCGCCGTCGCCGTTCCCATCTTCGTGATGACCATGTCTGGTCGCGTGGGCGTGCTGCTCGCGATGAAGAAGGAGAACCGGCTCGACAACATCCCCCTGCGCATCAAGCGGCTCGTGCTCTTCGGCCTCGGGCAGAAGCGCATGGTGGACCCGGAGGAGTTCACCCCGGGCCTGATGCACGTCTTCATCTACGCCGCCTTCATGGTGCTGGCGCTGCGCACCGTCATGATGTTCGCCATGGGCCTCTCGTCCACGGCGCTGGACGTGCTGACGGACCTGGGCCACCCCATCTGGGCGGACGCGGGCCCGCTGCTCGCCATCTACAAGGTCTACCTGCTGGCCAAGGACGTGGTGGCCGCGCTCGCCCTGGTGGGCTGCGCCTACTTCGTCTGGACGCGCTGGAAGGTGAAGCCGGACCGCATGACGGTCTCCTGGGAGGCGTACCTCATCCTGGGCTTCATCTCCGGGCTGATGATTACGGAGTTCTTCTTCGGCGGCAGCCACATGGTGGCCGCGCACACCGCGCAGGCGCAGATGGGCGCCACGCAGGTGCCCCAGACGGCGGCCTCGCTCGTGTGGTGGGAGCCCGTCACCAGCCTGGTGGGCCTGGCGATGATGCCCCTGGGCGAGTTCCCCGCGCACGTGCTCGGCGTGGCCGGGTTCTGGACCCACCTGGTCATCATCCTCACGTTCCTGAACTTCCTGCCGCTCGGGAAGCACTTCCACATCATCACCGGCCTGCCCAACGTCTTCTTCCAGCGCACCCACTCCACCGGCAAGCTGCCCACGCCGAATCTGGAGAAGGAGGAGTTCGGCGCCGCGACGGTGAAGGACCTCACCTGGAAGCAGGGCCTGGACCTCTACTCCTGCACCGAGTGCGGCCGCTGCCAGACGCACTGCCCCACGTACATCACCGGCAAGCCGCTCACGCACAAGGCCGTCAACCAGGACCTGAAGCATTGGATCTGGGAGCACGAGCAGTGGGCGGAAGAGGGCTACGGCCCCAGCAAGACGAAGGAGCCGCTGCCCGAAATCGTCGGCTCGGCGCTGAAGGCGGAGACGGTGTGGGCGTGCACGAGCTGCGGCTGGTGCGAGCAGGCCTGCCCGGTCTTCATCGAGAACGTCCCGCGCCTCATCGACATGCGCCGCTATCAGGTGCAGGTGAAGGCGGAGTTCCCGCCCGAAATCCAGCGCGTGTTCGAGGGCATCGAGCGCCAGGGCAACCCCTGGGGCATCGGCCAGGACCGGCGCGACGAGTGGGCCGAGGACCTGGCGCTGCCCACCTGGGGTGACGGCGGCGGCCCGTACGAGTACCTCTTCTTCGTGGGCTGCGCGGGCAGCTACGACGACAAGCAGAAGAAGGTCAGCCGCTCGCTGGTGAAGATCCTGCGCGAGGCGGGCGTGTCCTTCGCCACGCTGTCGAAGCAGGAGATGTGCAACGGCGACTCGGCCCGCCGCATGGGCAACGAGTACCTGTTCCAGACGATGGCGAAGACGAACATCGAGACGTGGAACTCGATGGGCGTGAAGGCCGTGATTACCCAGTGCCCGCACTGCTTCAACACCATCAAGAACGAGTACCCGGAGTTCGGCGGTGAGTACCGCGTCATCAACCACACGCAGCTCATCAGCGAGCTCTTGAACGAGAAGCGCATCAAGCTCTCCGCGGTGATGAACACGAAGCTCACGTACCACGACCCCTGCTACCTGGGCCGGCACAACGGCGTGTACGACGCGCCCCGCGCGGTGCTCAACGCCATCCCCGGGCTGGAAGTGGTGGAGATGCAGCGCAGCAAGCGCGAGGGCTTCTGCTGCGGCGCCGGCGGCGGGCGCATGTGGATGGAGGAGCACATCGGCACGCGCATCAACCACAACCGCATCAACGAAGCGGCACTGACGCTGAAGCACGCCGAGGACCCGTCCACGCCGTACCCCGATGCCGCGGACAGGAAGAAGCCGGGCATGGTGGGCGACTACAAGGAGAAGGGCGGCAGCGGCGTGGTGGCCGTGGCGTGCCCGTTCTGCTCGACGATGCTCAACGACGCGGTCAACGACACCGAGCGCGGCGAGAACATCAAGATCAAGGACATCACCGAGCTGGTGGCGGACTCGCTCGTCCAGACGCGGGGCGGCGCGGGCACCGTGACGCCCGGCGCGGTGGTGAGCGCCAAGCCGGAGTGA
- a CDS encoding alpha/beta hydrolase — MRLHTGTPEGGVPYRLFVSEEATAAQPHRLLVWLHPSGSDGLGLVEPLAADFARRGFALLTLSRKDFSGWRGADANRVMLKVVPDAARVPGVDARRPVLLGFSAGAQMALELWSARPDSFGGLVLLAGAPRFSRGNESSPPSGAAYTRVSLLSLVGEGDGDGPALWRRALETWSAAGVPLQARVVAGRGHEWLLVEPAEQDAVLAWLAALPPVD; from the coding sequence ATGCGCCTGCACACCGGCACACCGGAGGGTGGGGTGCCGTACCGGCTCTTCGTCTCGGAGGAGGCCACCGCCGCGCAGCCGCACCGGCTCCTGGTGTGGCTGCATCCGTCGGGGAGTGACGGCCTCGGCCTGGTGGAGCCGCTCGCGGCGGACTTCGCGCGGCGGGGCTTCGCGCTGCTGACGCTGTCCCGGAAGGACTTCTCCGGCTGGCGCGGCGCGGATGCCAACCGGGTCATGTTGAAGGTGGTGCCGGACGCGGCGCGGGTGCCGGGCGTGGATGCGCGGCGGCCGGTGCTGCTCGGCTTCAGCGCGGGCGCGCAGATGGCGTTGGAGCTGTGGTCCGCGCGGCCGGACTCCTTCGGCGGGCTGGTGCTCCTGGCCGGGGCGCCGCGCTTCTCTCGTGGGAATGAGTCCAGTCCACCTTCGGGGGCCGCATACACGCGCGTGTCCCTGCTGTCCCTGGTGGGGGAGGGGGACGGTGACGGGCCCGCCCTGTGGCGCCGGGCGCTGGAGACCTGGAGTGCGGCGGGCGTGCCGCTCCAGGCGCGTGTCGTCGCCGGACGCGGACACGAGTGGCTCCTGGTGGAGCCGGCCGAGCAGGACGCCGTGCTCGCCTGGCTGGCCGCGCTGCCACCGGTGGACTGA
- a CDS encoding vWA domain-containing protein encodes MKQTAWAVERDAEHGREVLLLVTLEADSDAPRAPVAINLALDRSASMRGVPLLAAVQAAQTLVDRASPRDYLGLLTFDAEPEQVLPMRAMEPNAKAQFLKVLSRLESGEGTALHEAVERAAEAARRVLVPGARPQVLMLTDGEPSVGPSQLPDFKALGARVAESGVMLHALGLGRHYLPDILEALTSPSGTGFVHVDDPEGLPMAVGQLGAELFGEVVSDARVYVLPTGFADLRCRHRYPARVEGDAMSATLGAVSQAFPRRVLFSGLLGSAEWNVGVSTSFTEHGDTRRITVPVTRILPESDQGRYVRAVSAELELVAAESAAWKALGRRHQESAERALEAADMALYKLARLGAPEVPPQRHVERLADLRRFLERRANQQVPALVMRRAHSEVSRITMSRVGPAVPAPALLPWKSED; translated from the coding sequence ATGAAGCAGACGGCCTGGGCAGTGGAGCGCGATGCCGAGCACGGCCGTGAGGTGCTCCTCCTCGTCACGCTGGAAGCGGACTCCGACGCGCCTCGCGCGCCGGTGGCCATCAACCTCGCCCTGGACCGCAGCGCGTCCATGCGCGGCGTGCCCCTGCTGGCCGCCGTGCAGGCCGCGCAGACGCTGGTGGACCGCGCCAGCCCGCGCGACTACCTGGGCCTGCTCACCTTCGACGCCGAGCCCGAGCAGGTGCTCCCCATGCGCGCCATGGAGCCCAATGCGAAGGCCCAGTTCCTCAAGGTCCTCTCGCGCCTGGAGTCCGGCGAGGGCACCGCCCTGCACGAGGCCGTGGAGCGCGCCGCCGAGGCCGCCCGCCGCGTGCTCGTTCCCGGCGCCCGCCCCCAGGTATTGATGCTCACCGACGGCGAGCCCTCCGTGGGCCCGTCGCAGCTCCCCGACTTCAAGGCGCTGGGCGCCCGCGTCGCCGAGTCCGGCGTCATGCTCCACGCGCTGGGCCTGGGCCGGCACTACCTGCCCGACATCCTCGAGGCCCTCACCAGCCCGTCCGGCACCGGCTTCGTCCACGTGGACGACCCGGAAGGTCTGCCCATGGCCGTAGGCCAGTTGGGCGCGGAGCTGTTCGGCGAGGTGGTGTCCGACGCGCGCGTGTACGTGCTGCCCACGGGCTTCGCCGACCTGCGCTGCCGCCACCGCTACCCCGCGCGTGTGGAGGGCGACGCCATGAGCGCCACCCTGGGTGCGGTGTCCCAGGCCTTCCCCCGCCGCGTCCTCTTCTCCGGCCTGCTGGGCAGCGCGGAGTGGAACGTGGGCGTGTCCACGTCCTTCACCGAGCACGGCGACACGCGCCGCATCACCGTGCCGGTGACGCGCATCCTCCCGGAGAGCGACCAGGGCCGCTACGTGCGCGCGGTGTCCGCGGAGCTGGAATTGGTGGCCGCCGAGTCCGCCGCGTGGAAGGCCCTCGGCCGCCGCCACCAGGAGTCGGCCGAGCGCGCGCTCGAGGCCGCCGACATGGCGCTCTACAAGCTCGCCCGTCTGGGTGCGCCCGAGGTGCCCCCGCAGCGCCACGTGGAGCGGCTGGCGGACCTGCGCCGGTTCCTGGAGCGCCGCGCCAACCAGCAGGTGCCCGCGCTGGTGATGCGCCGCGCCCACTCCGAGGTCTCCCGCATCACCATGAGCCGCGTGGGCCCCGCCGTGCCCGCCCCGGCGCTGCTGCCCTGGAAGTCCGAAGACTGA
- a CDS encoding DUF2378 family protein, translated as METPDTRLIYSGTVQGLFLIALHGRLSGSARESLRSAGLALEEDLLPAYPFASWLRWQDIVLRDVWPELEREEAQRRLGHTALDGLLSTMLGRVMATAARALGPRLALGQLDRGFRTSNNFQASRVTERAPTACELWINDIGGRPHYYIGILEAALKVMGARESRVSVLQQEPPACRFLVEWKG; from the coding sequence ATGGAGACGCCGGACACGCGCCTCATCTACAGCGGCACCGTGCAGGGCCTGTTCCTCATCGCCCTGCACGGGCGCCTGTCCGGCTCCGCTCGCGAGTCGCTGCGCTCGGCGGGGCTGGCGTTGGAGGAGGACCTGCTTCCGGCCTACCCCTTTGCCTCGTGGCTGCGGTGGCAGGACATCGTGCTGCGGGACGTGTGGCCGGAGCTGGAGCGGGAAGAGGCCCAGCGGCGGTTGGGGCATACCGCCCTCGACGGCCTGCTGTCGACGATGCTGGGCCGGGTGATGGCGACGGCCGCGCGGGCCCTGGGGCCTCGGCTGGCTCTCGGTCAGCTCGACCGCGGGTTCCGGACGTCGAACAACTTCCAGGCCTCACGCGTGACGGAGCGGGCGCCCACGGCCTGCGAGCTGTGGATCAACGACATCGGGGGCCGGCCGCACTACTACATCGGCATCCTGGAAGCGGCGCTCAAGGTGATGGGCGCGCGAGAGTCACGGGTGTCGGTGCTCCAGCAGGAGCCCCCCGCATGCCGCTTCCTGGTGGAGTGGAAGGGGTGA
- a CDS encoding protein-disulfide reductase DsbD family protein: MKRQQVKRLGQAGVVGVLLMAAAAWAEVPASAVGTGAPDEGDPRVEATLLVDSTQVKPGDTFRVGVRFRMDPGWHIYWKNPGDSGLETDVTWDTPGSTVGSLQWPSPHTFRTPDGFITTHGYEGEVLLFAQAHAAQDATGQLHLSAAANALVCEVHCIPAELMLTRSVPLGTETVRDAEAMRAFDAAQAKVPRPTADTGHTVQLALDAKQLTAGQDFTGTLTVTGPGGAALPATEGDFFTPERIGGVASVTLTPAGAGRFKLKGKAEPDVPGTEPRLTGVLRLGTAASGYQPLAVDVAMAPIVAAGGAVAAAPPVAKLRSVKDSIAAVKPVAAVAPAAAPAESSVGLGMALLFAFFGGALLNLMPCVFPVLALKAYGFTRMVQQEQGRVASHAAAYAGGIIGSMLLLAGAVLAVRAGGASVGWGFQFQEPLFVAAVSAVLVAFALNLFGVFNVGMDGTALAGKVDQSHGLMHSAGEGVLAVVLATPCSAPLLGTAVGFAFAAGPLTVLAVFTALGLGLALPFCVLVLVPGLAKKLPKPGAWMERFKQVLGFALLATTVWLVWVMGGLAGVDGMARLLAFLVAVGLGTWVYGQSQSQEGGRRFASLAVAALVLVGAGVASLRFDGLAPEARASSTVARTQPWDAAAVTAALEAGQPVFIDFTADWCLTCKFNERTVLSRDEVRAAFTEHQVAFFVADWTRRDARITAKLAEHGRAGVPMYLVLSPGAPDRPEVLPELLTADLVVDAVKRAAECSPARRKSGSNIVCAVGFPRP, translated from the coding sequence ATGAAGCGTCAGCAGGTGAAGAGGCTCGGCCAGGCCGGGGTTGTGGGAGTGCTCCTGATGGCGGCGGCCGCGTGGGCGGAAGTGCCCGCGTCCGCCGTGGGCACGGGCGCGCCCGACGAGGGCGACCCGCGCGTCGAGGCGACGCTGCTGGTGGACTCCACCCAGGTGAAGCCGGGCGACACCTTCCGCGTGGGCGTGCGCTTTCGCATGGACCCGGGCTGGCACATCTACTGGAAGAACCCGGGCGACTCGGGCCTGGAGACGGACGTCACCTGGGACACGCCGGGCTCCACGGTGGGGTCGCTGCAGTGGCCCTCCCCGCACACCTTCCGCACGCCGGACGGCTTCATCACCACGCACGGCTATGAGGGCGAGGTGCTCCTCTTCGCGCAGGCCCACGCCGCGCAGGACGCCACGGGTCAGCTCCACCTGTCCGCCGCCGCCAACGCGCTGGTGTGCGAGGTGCACTGCATCCCCGCCGAGCTGATGCTCACGCGCAGCGTGCCGCTGGGCACCGAGACGGTGCGCGACGCGGAGGCCATGCGCGCCTTCGACGCGGCGCAGGCGAAGGTGCCCCGCCCGACGGCGGACACCGGTCACACCGTGCAGCTCGCGCTGGACGCGAAGCAGCTCACCGCCGGGCAGGACTTCACCGGCACCCTCACCGTGACGGGCCCTGGCGGCGCGGCACTGCCCGCGACGGAGGGGGACTTCTTCACCCCCGAGCGCATCGGCGGCGTGGCGAGCGTGACGCTCACCCCGGCGGGCGCGGGCCGCTTCAAGCTGAAGGGCAAGGCGGAGCCGGACGTGCCGGGCACCGAGCCGCGCCTCACGGGCGTGCTGCGCCTGGGCACGGCGGCGTCGGGCTACCAGCCGCTCGCGGTGGACGTGGCGATGGCGCCCATCGTGGCCGCCGGTGGGGCCGTGGCCGCCGCGCCCCCCGTCGCGAAGCTGCGTTCCGTGAAGGACAGCATCGCCGCCGTGAAGCCGGTGGCCGCGGTGGCGCCAGCGGCTGCTCCGGCGGAGTCCTCGGTGGGGCTGGGCATGGCGCTGCTGTTCGCGTTCTTCGGGGGCGCGCTGCTCAACCTGATGCCGTGCGTGTTCCCCGTACTGGCGCTCAAGGCGTACGGCTTCACGCGCATGGTGCAGCAGGAGCAGGGGCGCGTGGCCTCGCACGCGGCGGCGTACGCGGGCGGCATCATCGGCAGCATGCTGCTGTTGGCCGGCGCGGTGCTCGCGGTGCGCGCGGGCGGCGCCAGCGTGGGCTGGGGCTTCCAGTTCCAGGAGCCGCTCTTCGTCGCGGCGGTGAGCGCGGTGCTGGTGGCCTTCGCGCTCAACCTCTTCGGCGTCTTCAACGTGGGCATGGACGGCACGGCGCTCGCGGGCAAGGTGGACCAGAGCCACGGGCTGATGCACAGCGCGGGCGAGGGTGTGCTCGCAGTGGTGCTGGCCACGCCCTGCTCGGCGCCGCTGCTGGGCACGGCGGTGGGCTTCGCCTTCGCGGCGGGCCCGCTCACGGTGCTGGCCGTCTTCACCGCGCTGGGCCTGGGCCTGGCACTGCCGTTCTGCGTGCTGGTGCTGGTGCCGGGACTGGCGAAGAAGCTGCCGAAGCCGGGCGCGTGGATGGAGCGCTTCAAGCAGGTGCTCGGCTTCGCGCTGCTGGCCACCACGGTGTGGCTGGTATGGGTGATGGGCGGGCTGGCCGGCGTGGACGGCATGGCGCGGCTGTTGGCCTTCCTCGTCGCGGTGGGCCTGGGCACGTGGGTGTACGGCCAGTCGCAATCGCAGGAGGGTGGGCGCAGGTTCGCCAGTCTGGCGGTGGCGGCGCTGGTGCTGGTGGGCGCGGGCGTGGCGTCGCTGCGCTTCGACGGGCTGGCCCCCGAGGCCCGCGCGTCCTCCACGGTGGCCCGGACGCAGCCGTGGGACGCGGCGGCCGTCACGGCGGCGCTGGAGGCCGGGCAGCCGGTGTTCATCGACTTCACCGCCGACTGGTGCCTCACCTGCAAGTTCAACGAGCGCACTGTGCTGTCGCGTGACGAGGTGCGGGCTGCCTTCACCGAGCACCAGGTCGCCTTCTTCGTGGCCGACTGGACGCGCCGGGATGCGCGCATCACCGCCAAGCTGGCCGAGCACGGCCGGGCCGGCGTGCCCATGTACCTGGTGCTGAGCCCCGGCGCTCCGGACAGGCCGGAGGTGCTGCCGGAGTTGCTCACCGCGGACCTGGTGGTGGACGCGGTGAAGCGCGCTGCGGAGTGCTCGCCCGCGCGTCGCAAGAGTGGTTCCAACATCGTCTGTGCCGTCGGGTTCCCACGGCCTTGA
- a CDS encoding non-proteolytic archaemetzincin-like protein yields MPQKTLLLVSVGSPPASLLRDLQDPLATHMGVQSVLAKAAFPSPAYAFNKDRGQYHCNAIMRRLSPMLEPGQAAVMGITDVDLFVPDSPFVFGEADRESRTAVVSLFRLRQGADGEPLRRRIQVEVVHQAGHLLGLSYCEDPRCVMFFAQTPQDCDRKQLSLCNMCRNELQKLNR; encoded by the coding sequence ATGCCGCAGAAGACGCTCCTGCTGGTCTCCGTGGGTAGCCCACCGGCCTCCCTCTTGAGGGACTTGCAGGACCCGCTGGCGACGCACATGGGCGTCCAGTCGGTGTTGGCGAAGGCGGCCTTTCCCTCTCCGGCCTATGCCTTCAACAAGGACCGGGGGCAGTACCACTGCAACGCCATCATGCGGCGGCTCTCGCCGATGCTGGAGCCCGGTCAGGCCGCCGTCATGGGCATCACCGACGTGGACCTCTTCGTCCCCGACTCGCCCTTCGTCTTCGGCGAGGCGGACCGCGAGTCCCGCACCGCGGTGGTGAGCCTCTTCCGCCTGCGCCAGGGCGCGGACGGGGAACCCCTGCGCCGCCGCATCCAGGTGGAGGTGGTGCACCAGGCCGGGCACCTGCTGGGGCTGTCCTACTGCGAGGACCCGCGGTGCGTCATGTTCTTCGCCCAGACGCCCCAGGACTGCGACCGCAAGCAGTTGTCGCTGTGCAACATGTGTCGCAACGAGCTTCAGAAGCTCAACCGCTGA
- a CDS encoding thioredoxin family protein, whose amino-acid sequence MKQVFTALSLGALFLGAPAFADAEVGKAAPAFTLKDETGKEHSLAQYKGKVVVLEWTNPECPFVQRHYSADTMANTLKGFDAKKVVWLAVDSTAHNTPDKSAAWKKTEGFSYPVLQDASGTVGKSFGAKTTPHMYVIDEQGVVRYAGAIDDDPRGKNDKKVNHVKAAVDALLGGKPVPTGTSTPYGCSVKYKSS is encoded by the coding sequence ATGAAGCAGGTCTTCACCGCACTCTCGCTCGGCGCGCTGTTCCTGGGCGCCCCCGCGTTCGCTGACGCCGAAGTGGGCAAGGCCGCCCCGGCCTTCACGCTGAAGGACGAGACGGGCAAGGAGCACTCGCTGGCGCAGTACAAGGGCAAGGTGGTGGTGCTCGAGTGGACCAACCCCGAGTGCCCCTTCGTGCAGCGGCACTACTCGGCCGACACCATGGCCAACACGCTGAAGGGCTTCGACGCGAAGAAGGTGGTGTGGCTGGCGGTGGACTCCACGGCGCACAACACGCCGGACAAGTCCGCGGCCTGGAAGAAGACGGAGGGCTTCAGCTACCCGGTGCTCCAGGACGCCAGCGGCACGGTGGGCAAGTCCTTCGGCGCGAAGACGACGCCGCACATGTACGTCATCGACGAGCAGGGCGTCGTTCGTTACGCGGGCGCCATCGACGATGACCCGCGCGGCAAGAATGACAAGAAGGTCAACCACGTGAAGGCGGCGGTGGATGCGCTGCTCGGTGGCAAGCCGGTGCCCACCGGCACCAGCACGCCGTACGGCTGCTCCGTGAAGTACAAGAGCAGCTAG
- a CDS encoding GNAT family N-acetyltransferase has protein sequence MSTWSIRKAGAADIEDVIRLRRELMSIFGGLTEANAAAWEAATRRYLRTALPEGRFHVWLASVEGEAVACSGLSPFERPPAANHLSGLEGYILNMYTAPAWRGRGLSRALMKELMAFAREAGMGRLWLHASEDGRPLYDKLGFAPNPMALEWKPGES, from the coding sequence ATGAGTACGTGGAGCATCCGCAAGGCGGGCGCGGCCGATATCGAGGACGTCATCCGGCTGCGGCGCGAGTTGATGAGCATCTTCGGCGGTTTGACGGAGGCGAACGCCGCGGCGTGGGAAGCGGCCACCCGGCGCTACCTGCGGACGGCGCTGCCCGAGGGGCGGTTCCACGTGTGGCTCGCCTCCGTGGAAGGCGAGGCCGTGGCGTGCAGCGGGCTGTCCCCCTTCGAGCGGCCTCCGGCGGCGAACCACCTGAGCGGGCTGGAGGGGTACATCCTCAACATGTACACCGCGCCCGCGTGGCGGGGCCGGGGCCTGTCGCGCGCGCTGATGAAGGAGTTGATGGCCTTCGCGCGCGAGGCGGGCATGGGACGGCTGTGGCTTCATGCCTCGGAGGACGGCCGGCCGCTGTACGACAAGCTCGGCTTCGCGCCCAACCCGATGGCCCTCGAGTGGAAGCCCGGGGAGTCGTAG
- a CDS encoding ankyrin repeat domain-containing protein — translation MSLFDAVLAGDREAVKSQLAARADPNPFDAEGRTPLMAAARAGRADLVRLLLEAGADPELTDSIGESALIMAAAHGHPEVCKLLLPHAKDDERDLARTLLSGVGITDLRSEPSIPEPDKMDRRLASAGAYVAGKLGDDGPAKRLERALRAEKTRKR, via the coding sequence ATGTCCCTGTTCGATGCAGTGCTCGCGGGCGACCGTGAGGCCGTGAAGTCCCAGCTCGCCGCCAGGGCGGACCCCAACCCGTTCGACGCCGAGGGGCGCACGCCGCTGATGGCCGCCGCGCGCGCGGGACGGGCCGACCTCGTGCGCCTGCTGCTGGAGGCGGGCGCTGACCCCGAGCTCACCGACAGCATTGGCGAGTCCGCGCTCATCATGGCCGCCGCCCACGGCCACCCCGAGGTCTGCAAGCTGCTCCTCCCGCACGCGAAGGACGACGAGCGAGACCTCGCGCGCACGCTGCTGTCCGGCGTGGGAATCACGGACCTGCGCTCCGAGCCGTCCATCCCCGAGCCGGACAAGATGGACCGCAGGCTCGCCTCCGCGGGCGCGTACGTGGCCGGCAAGCTGGGGGATGACGGCCCCGCGAAGCGACTGGAGCGGGCCCTGCGCGCGGAGAAGACCCGCAAGCGCTGA